From a single Kitasatospora sp. NBC_00458 genomic region:
- a CDS encoding DEAD/DEAH box helicase encodes MPLFSDADEPHAPVRTVGHAAPTTSHHLSPAFPGRAPWGTAGKLRAWQQGALDKYIEKQPRDFLAVATPGAGKTTFALTLASYLLHNHLVQQITVVAPTEHLKKQWAEAAARIGIRLDPAYSSGPLSRDYHGIVVTYAGVGVNPMLHRNRTEARKTLVIMDEIHHAGDSKSWGEACFEAFEPAARRLALTGTPFRSDTNPIPFVQYEAGGDGIRKSVADYTYGYGHALADHVVRPVIFLSYSGNMRWRTKSGDELEARLGEPMTKDLIAQAWRTALAPQGEWIPAVLQAADRRLGEVRKAIPDAGGLVIATDQNTARAYAKMLREITGEKATVVLSDEAEASKRISDYAAGDSRWMVAVRMVSEGVDVPRLAVGVYATSISTPLFFAQAVGRFVRARKRGETASVFLPTIPTLLGFANEMELQRDHVLDRPKKEGEGLFDEEDRLLAEAERADDGPDGAGGDEFSYEALGSDAVFDRVLYNAMEFGMQAHPGSEEEEEYLGIPGLLEPDQVQMLLQKRQHRQIQRSKGKPAEEADLLELPAEQRPVVTHQELRELRKELNALVAAWHHRTSQPHGTVHNELRRQCGGPLTAQATANQLKARIARIREWAK; translated from the coding sequence ATGCCGCTCTTCTCCGACGCGGACGAGCCGCATGCGCCCGTCCGGACCGTCGGCCATGCGGCGCCGACCACGTCGCACCACCTGTCGCCGGCCTTCCCCGGCCGCGCCCCCTGGGGCACCGCCGGCAAGCTCCGGGCCTGGCAGCAGGGGGCGCTGGACAAGTACATCGAGAAGCAGCCGCGGGACTTCCTCGCGGTCGCGACCCCGGGCGCAGGCAAGACCACCTTCGCGCTGACCCTGGCCTCGTACCTGCTCCACAACCACCTGGTGCAGCAGATCACCGTGGTCGCGCCGACCGAGCACCTGAAGAAGCAGTGGGCCGAGGCCGCCGCGCGGATAGGCATCAGGCTGGACCCGGCGTACTCGTCCGGCCCGCTCTCCAGGGACTACCACGGCATCGTGGTCACCTACGCGGGCGTCGGCGTGAACCCGATGCTGCACCGCAACCGGACCGAGGCCCGCAAGACGCTGGTCATCATGGACGAGATCCACCACGCCGGTGACTCGAAGTCCTGGGGCGAGGCCTGCTTCGAGGCCTTCGAGCCCGCCGCCCGCCGGCTGGCACTGACCGGGACGCCGTTCCGCTCGGACACCAACCCGATCCCCTTCGTCCAGTACGAGGCGGGCGGCGACGGCATCCGGAAGTCGGTGGCCGACTACACCTACGGCTACGGGCACGCGCTCGCCGACCACGTCGTCCGTCCGGTGATCTTCCTGTCGTACAGCGGGAACATGCGCTGGCGCACCAAGTCCGGCGACGAGCTGGAGGCCCGGCTCGGCGAGCCGATGACCAAGGACCTGATCGCCCAGGCCTGGCGGACCGCGCTGGCTCCGCAGGGCGAGTGGATCCCGGCCGTGCTCCAGGCCGCCGACCGCCGGCTGGGCGAGGTCCGCAAGGCGATCCCGGACGCCGGCGGCCTGGTGATCGCCACCGACCAGAACACCGCGCGCGCCTACGCCAAGATGCTGCGGGAGATCACCGGGGAGAAGGCCACCGTGGTGCTCTCCGACGAGGCCGAGGCGTCCAAGCGGATCTCCGACTACGCGGCCGGCGACTCGCGCTGGATGGTCGCCGTCCGGATGGTGTCCGAGGGCGTCGACGTCCCGCGCCTGGCCGTCGGTGTGTACGCCACCTCGATCTCCACCCCGCTCTTCTTCGCGCAGGCCGTCGGCCGGTTCGTGCGCGCCCGCAAGCGCGGCGAGACGGCCTCCGTCTTCCTGCCGACCATCCCGACGCTGCTGGGCTTCGCCAACGAGATGGAGCTGCAGCGCGACCACGTGCTGGACCGGCCGAAGAAGGAGGGCGAGGGCCTCTTCGACGAGGAGGACCGGCTGCTCGCCGAGGCCGAGCGGGCCGACGACGGCCCGGACGGCGCCGGCGGCGACGAGTTCTCGTACGAGGCGCTGGGCTCCGACGCGGTCTTTGACCGGGTGCTGTACAACGCCATGGAGTTCGGCATGCAGGCGCACCCGGGCAGCGAGGAGGAGGAGGAGTACCTCGGCATCCCGGGCCTGCTGGAGCCGGACCAGGTGCAGATGCTGCTGCAGAAGCGCCAGCACCGGCAGATCCAGCGGAGCAAGGGCAAGCCGGCCGAGGAGGCCGACCTGCTGGAGCTGCCCGCCGAGCAGCGCCCGGTCGTGACCCACCAGGAACTCCGGGAGCTGCGCAAGGAGTTGAACGCGCTGGTGGCCGCCTGGCACCACCGTACGAGCCAGCCGCACGGCACCGTGCACAACGAGCTGCGCCGCCAGTGCGGCGGTCCGCTGACCGCGCAGGCGACCGCCAACCAGCTGAAGGCGCGGATCGCCCGGATCCGGGAGTGGGCGAAGTGA
- a CDS encoding glycoside hydrolase family 18 protein has translation MTTQQPDRRSGRRRRSRKGAVLAASAVAAALVAGGVVVLASSASAASLGAVYTRTSSWDAGYTGQYLVTNPDSSAIEDWTLTFDLPAGAKIDSLWNATYTAEGQHVTVKPESWSKRLDPGKSIVVGFVAQGAGGAQAEPGNCLINKASCKAGDGTAPTPSGRPTTTASPSASATATATATATATATASATATATATPTKPGSPSPTATTKPTTPAPTPTATATATATTPAPTPTATATGTPAPVAGAGFAPYVDTSLYPPYDLVATAKATGVKDFNLAFVVSGGGCTPKWGGVSDLAADAVAAQIGALRALGGDVRVSFGGANGSELALACSSVADLTAVYQKTVDTFGLTKVDFDVEGGAIANTAANTRRAQAIAQLQKTAAAKGKALDVSYTLPALPSGLTQEGVNLVADAKNNGVAIGAVNIMAMDFGDGVAPNPQGQMGKYAIAAATATQAQVKSVLGLDDAAAWRKVAVTPMIGVNDVASEVFTVADAKQLADFAKSKHLAWLAMWSGTRDKACEGGAKAYADASCSSIVQQPLDFTRALGAYTG, from the coding sequence ATGACGACCCAGCAGCCCGACCGCCGTTCAGGACGCCGCCGGCGCAGCCGCAAGGGAGCCGTCCTCGCGGCCTCGGCCGTCGCCGCCGCCCTGGTCGCGGGGGGCGTCGTCGTCCTCGCCTCCTCGGCCAGCGCCGCCTCGCTCGGCGCGGTCTACACCCGCACCAGCAGCTGGGACGCCGGCTACACCGGCCAGTACCTGGTCACCAACCCGGACAGCAGCGCGATCGAGGACTGGACGCTCACCTTCGACCTGCCGGCCGGAGCGAAGATCGACTCGCTCTGGAACGCCACCTACACCGCCGAGGGCCAGCACGTCACCGTCAAGCCGGAGTCGTGGAGCAAGCGGCTGGATCCGGGCAAGAGCATCGTGGTCGGCTTCGTCGCCCAGGGCGCCGGCGGCGCGCAGGCCGAGCCGGGCAACTGCCTGATCAACAAGGCCTCCTGCAAGGCCGGGGACGGGACGGCGCCCACCCCGTCGGGGCGGCCGACCACCACCGCCTCCCCCTCCGCGTCGGCCACGGCGACCGCCACCGCGACCGCGACCGCCACGGCGACCGCGTCGGCCACCGCCACCGCCACCGCCACCCCGACCAAGCCCGGCTCACCGAGCCCGACCGCCACCACCAAGCCCACCACCCCGGCGCCGACGCCCACCGCGACGGCGACCGCGACCGCCACCACGCCGGCCCCGACGCCCACCGCCACCGCGACGGGCACCCCCGCCCCGGTCGCCGGCGCCGGCTTCGCCCCGTACGTGGACACCTCGCTCTACCCGCCCTACGACCTGGTCGCCACCGCCAAGGCCACCGGCGTCAAGGACTTCAACCTGGCCTTCGTCGTCTCCGGTGGCGGCTGCACCCCGAAGTGGGGCGGCGTCAGCGACCTCGCCGCCGACGCCGTGGCCGCCCAGATCGGCGCCCTCCGCGCCCTCGGCGGCGACGTCCGGGTCTCCTTCGGCGGCGCCAACGGCAGCGAGCTCGCCCTCGCCTGCTCCTCGGTGGCCGACCTGACCGCCGTCTACCAGAAGACCGTCGACACCTTCGGCCTCACCAAGGTCGACTTCGACGTCGAGGGCGGCGCGATCGCCAACACCGCGGCCAACACCCGCCGCGCCCAGGCCATCGCCCAGCTGCAGAAGACCGCCGCCGCCAAGGGCAAGGCCCTCGACGTCTCCTACACCCTGCCCGCGCTGCCCTCCGGCCTGACCCAGGAGGGCGTCAACCTGGTCGCCGACGCCAAGAACAACGGCGTCGCGATCGGCGCGGTCAACATCATGGCGATGGACTTCGGCGACGGCGTCGCCCCGAACCCGCAGGGCCAGATGGGCAAGTACGCGATCGCCGCGGCCACCGCCACCCAGGCCCAGGTCAAGAGCGTGCTGGGCCTCGACGACGCGGCCGCCTGGCGCAAGGTCGCGGTCACCCCGATGATCGGCGTCAACGACGTCGCCAGCGAGGTCTTCACCGTCGCCGACGCCAAGCAGCTCGCCGACTTCGCCAAGTCCAAGCACCTGGCCTGGCTGGCGATGTGGTCCGGCACCCGCGACAAGGCCTGCGAGGGCGGCGCCAAGGCGTACGCCGACGCCAGCTGCAGCTCCATCGTCCAGCAGCCGCTCGACTTCACCCGCGCGCTCGGCGCCTACACCGGCTGA
- a CDS encoding Lrp/AsnC family transcriptional regulator, producing the protein MDALDGRLIRLLAEEPRIGVLECSRRLQVARGTVQARLDRLQSRGVIGGFGPEVDPAALGYPVTAFATLEISQGQGADVRRHLAAVPEVLELHTITGHGDMMVRIVARSNADLQRVIDRVVGFDGIVRSSTAIALENPVPYRILPLVDQAAAE; encoded by the coding sequence ATCGACGCGCTGGACGGCCGGCTGATCCGGCTGCTCGCCGAGGAGCCCCGGATCGGGGTGCTGGAGTGTTCGCGCCGCCTCCAGGTCGCCCGCGGCACGGTGCAGGCGCGGCTGGACCGGCTCCAGTCGCGGGGGGTGATCGGCGGCTTCGGCCCCGAGGTGGACCCGGCCGCGCTGGGGTACCCGGTGACGGCCTTCGCGACCCTGGAGATCTCCCAGGGCCAGGGCGCGGACGTGCGCAGGCACCTGGCGGCGGTGCCGGAGGTGCTGGAGCTGCACACCATCACCGGCCACGGCGACATGATGGTGCGGATCGTGGCCCGCTCCAACGCCGACCTGCAGCGGGTGATCGACCGGGTGGTGGGGTTCGACGGGATCGTCCGGTCCTCGACGGCGATCGCCCTGGAGAACCCGGTGCCGTACCGGATCCTGCCGCTGGTCGACCAGGCCGCGGCGGAGTGA
- a CDS encoding VOC family protein — MTETATEPVLLTAGLGEPGLVPMGHADAVVFAVGDAERAARRYTVALGLRCTAYAGPETGEPETVSYVLRAPGTRFVLTSLVQVIGPRGRELAGHLARHGDGVIDLAVSVPDVCYAYDYAVDRGAASLAEPYEVRDAYGTVVLAAIGVPGGTRHTLVDRSRYTGPYLPGYVPFERW, encoded by the coding sequence ATGACCGAGACCGCCACCGAACCCGTGCTGCTCACCGCCGGACTGGGAGAGCCCGGCCTCGTCCCGATGGGACACGCCGACGCGGTGGTCTTCGCGGTCGGCGACGCCGAGCGGGCGGCCCGCCGCTACACCGTCGCGCTCGGCCTGCGCTGTACCGCCTACGCCGGGCCCGAGACCGGCGAGCCGGAGACCGTCTCCTACGTGCTGCGGGCACCGGGGACGCGCTTCGTGCTGACCTCCCTCGTCCAGGTGATCGGTCCGCGCGGCCGGGAACTGGCCGGGCACCTGGCCCGGCACGGCGACGGCGTGATCGACCTCGCGGTGTCCGTGCCGGACGTCTGTTACGCCTACGACTACGCGGTCGACCGCGGTGCGGCCTCGCTCGCCGAGCCCTACGAGGTGCGGGACGCGTACGGCACGGTGGTGCTCGCCGCGATCGGGGTGCCCGGCGGGACCAGGCACACGCTGGTCGACCGCTCCCGGTACACCGGCCCCTACCTGCCCGGGTACGTCCCCTTCGAGCGGTGGTGA
- a CDS encoding sensor histidine kinase — protein sequence MRKFGHSLRWALIKAAVAGTTMVALAFLIPLGLMVQQTARDRSFTAAERQAAALGPALAITTNQDAIARAVASTDAGAQGRMAVHLPPPEGASGGASGAGTAAPGGASSAGTAAPGGASGVSAAGSGSGQGSTAGGGPGSSAAGPGPAPAGAGVQAGAGPSGGVTIGEFRALDADVSSAREQGRSFTVEVPGGYALLQPVAVDTVRTAVVEVFVADGDLTRGVSTAWQVLSGVALALVAISVLVADRMGARIVASARRLAAAARSLGSGNLSVRVPVEGKQAAGSPEELREAGHAFNAMADRVVQLLAAERELAADLSHRLRTPLTVLRLNAASLGEGDAADATRHAVSQLEREVDQIIRSARRAPEDAPAVTVGCDAAEVIRERVGFWSALAEDEGRRWQLAGADRETPVPVQRGDLAAAVDALLGNVFRHTTVGTAFSVDVLATESAVIVLVGDAGPGFTDPEAALKRGEGHGGEGSTGLGLDIVRKLAEATGGDLALGRSAVLGGAEIRLRLQNRQDGTAPARSGRTSRRRGRGALFSR from the coding sequence ATGAGGAAGTTCGGACACTCGCTGCGCTGGGCCCTGATCAAGGCCGCCGTGGCCGGGACCACCATGGTCGCGCTGGCCTTCCTCATCCCGCTCGGCCTGATGGTCCAGCAGACCGCCCGGGACCGGTCGTTCACGGCGGCCGAGCGGCAGGCGGCGGCGCTCGGCCCCGCGCTCGCCATCACCACCAACCAGGACGCCATCGCCCGCGCGGTGGCGTCCACGGACGCGGGTGCGCAGGGTCGGATGGCCGTGCACCTGCCGCCGCCGGAGGGTGCGTCGGGCGGCGCCTCGGGCGCCGGGACCGCCGCGCCGGGCGGCGCGTCGTCCGCCGGGACCGCCGCTCCGGGGGGTGCGTCGGGCGTCTCGGCCGCCGGTTCGGGCAGCGGTCAGGGCAGTACCGCGGGTGGCGGTCCGGGCAGTTCCGCGGCCGGGCCGGGGCCGGCCCCGGCGGGGGCCGGGGTGCAGGCCGGGGCCGGGCCGTCCGGCGGTGTGACCATCGGAGAGTTCCGCGCGCTGGACGCCGACGTGTCCAGCGCCCGTGAGCAGGGCCGCTCGTTCACCGTCGAGGTCCCGGGCGGGTACGCGCTGCTCCAGCCGGTCGCCGTGGACACCGTCCGGACCGCCGTGGTCGAGGTGTTCGTGGCCGACGGCGACCTCACCCGGGGCGTCTCCACCGCCTGGCAGGTGCTCTCCGGGGTCGCGTTGGCCCTGGTCGCCATCTCGGTCCTGGTCGCCGACCGGATGGGCGCGCGGATCGTCGCCTCCGCCCGCCGGCTGGCCGCCGCCGCCCGTTCGCTGGGCTCCGGCAACCTCAGCGTCCGGGTCCCGGTGGAGGGCAAGCAGGCCGCGGGGAGCCCCGAGGAACTGCGCGAGGCCGGCCACGCGTTCAACGCGATGGCCGACCGTGTCGTTCAACTGCTGGCTGCAGAACGCGAGTTGGCCGCCGACCTGTCGCACCGGCTGCGCACCCCGCTGACCGTGCTGCGGCTCAACGCGGCCTCGCTCGGCGAGGGGGACGCGGCGGACGCCACCCGGCACGCCGTCTCCCAGCTGGAGCGCGAGGTCGACCAGATCATCCGCTCGGCCCGCCGGGCCCCCGAGGACGCGCCGGCCGTCACGGTCGGCTGCGACGCCGCCGAGGTGATCCGGGAGCGGGTCGGCTTCTGGTCCGCGCTCGCCGAGGACGAGGGCCGCCGCTGGCAGCTGGCCGGCGCCGACCGGGAGACGCCGGTCCCGGTCCAGCGCGGCGACCTCGCCGCGGCCGTGGACGCGCTGCTCGGCAACGTGTTCCGGCACACCACGGTCGGCACCGCCTTCTCGGTGGACGTGCTGGCCACGGAGAGCGCGGTCATCGTGCTGGTCGGCGACGCCGGCCCGGGCTTCACCGATCCGGAGGCCGCCCTGAAGCGCGGGGAGGGCCACGGCGGGGAGGGCTCCACCGGCCTCGGGCTGGACATCGTCCGCAAGCTGGCCGAGGCCACCGGCGGCGACCTCGCGCTCGGCCGGTCCGCCGTGCTCGGTGGTGCCGAGATCCGGCTCCGGCTGCAGAACCGGCAGGACGGCACCGCGCCGGCGCGGAGCGGACGGACCAGCCGGCGCCGCGGCCGGGGTGCGCTGTTCTCCCGCTGA
- a CDS encoding response regulator transcription factor → MATVLVVEDDPFVRSALIRHLSDTGHAVRSVGTALEALREVAQVGCDLVILDLGLPDLDGSEALKMIRGLTNVPVIISTARDDEAEIVRLLNDGADDYLVKPFSGEHLSARMAAVLRRLGGGAAPVSQVLRVGGLAIDLQRREASLDGRQLDLTRREFDLLAFLAARPGVVVPRKEILAEVWRQTYGGDQTIDVHLSWLRRKLGETASSPRYLHTVRGVGVRLEAAGHPAGPGPAPVERRT, encoded by the coding sequence ATGGCTACAGTGCTCGTGGTCGAGGACGACCCCTTCGTGCGATCCGCCCTCATCCGCCACCTGTCCGACACCGGCCACGCGGTTCGCAGCGTGGGCACGGCACTTGAGGCGCTGCGCGAGGTCGCCCAGGTCGGGTGCGACCTGGTGATCCTCGACCTCGGCCTGCCCGACCTGGACGGCAGCGAGGCGCTCAAGATGATCCGTGGACTGACCAACGTCCCGGTGATCATCTCCACCGCGCGCGACGACGAGGCCGAGATCGTCCGGCTGCTCAACGACGGCGCCGACGACTACCTGGTGAAACCGTTCTCCGGGGAGCACCTCAGCGCCCGGATGGCCGCCGTGCTGCGCCGGCTGGGCGGCGGCGCCGCCCCGGTCAGCCAGGTGCTGCGGGTCGGCGGGCTGGCCATCGACCTCCAGCGGAGGGAGGCCTCGCTGGACGGGCGGCAGCTCGACCTGACGCGCCGCGAGTTCGACCTGCTGGCCTTCCTGGCCGCGCGCCCGGGCGTGGTCGTGCCGCGCAAGGAGATCCTGGCCGAGGTGTGGCGGCAGACCTACGGCGGTGACCAGACCATCGACGTGCACCTCTCCTGGCTGCGCCGCAAGCTCGGCGAGACCGCGTCCAGCCCCCGCTACCTGCACACCGTGCGCGGCGTCGGGGTCCGGCTGGAGGCCGCCGGGCACCCCGCCGGGCCCGGGCCCGCCCCCGTGGAGCGGCGGACATGA
- a CDS encoding IclR family transcriptional regulator, producing the protein MTAETSQTLDRGVRVLKLLADSERGLTVTELAARLAVNRTVVYRLLATLEQHGLVRRDIGGRARVGLGVLRLAHRVHPLLREAALPALRSLAEDLGATAHLTLVDGNEALAVAVVEPSWTDFHVAYRTGLRHPLGESAAGRAILEARAFPSQRRPEQGFVITRAEEQSGASGAAAALLGLSGIEGSVGVVMLNGLVPERVGPRVVEAATEVADALR; encoded by the coding sequence GTGACTGCAGAGACCTCCCAGACCCTGGACCGTGGTGTTCGGGTCCTCAAACTCCTCGCCGACTCGGAGCGCGGGCTCACCGTGACCGAGCTGGCGGCCCGGCTCGCCGTCAACCGGACCGTCGTCTACCGGCTGCTGGCCACCCTGGAGCAGCACGGGCTGGTCCGCCGGGACATCGGCGGCCGCGCCCGGGTGGGCCTGGGCGTGCTGCGGCTCGCCCACCGCGTCCACCCGCTGCTGCGCGAGGCCGCGCTGCCCGCCCTGCGCAGCCTCGCCGAGGACCTCGGCGCCACCGCGCACCTCACCCTGGTGGACGGCAACGAGGCGCTGGCGGTGGCCGTGGTCGAGCCCAGCTGGACCGACTTCCACGTCGCCTACCGGACCGGGCTCCGCCACCCCCTGGGGGAGAGCGCCGCCGGCCGGGCCATCCTGGAGGCGCGGGCCTTCCCGAGCCAGCGCAGGCCCGAGCAGGGGTTCGTCATCACCCGGGCGGAGGAGCAGTCCGGGGCGTCCGGCGCGGCCGCCGCGCTGCTGGGGCTGAGCGGGATCGAGGGCAGCGTCGGCGTGGTGATGCTCAACGGGCTCGTCCCGGAGCGGGTCGGCCCGCGGGTGGTGGAAGCGGCCACCGAGGTCGCCGACGCGCTGCGCTAG
- a CDS encoding SsgA family sporulation/cell division regulator: MHTVVEETVQARLILSPQRSVRLRVTLAYLPEDPLAVRMAFPAEFSLDDRTDGSGSDGGDGRDGREDDIVWVFARQLLGAGLELPSGAGDVHVRPALGRRTMVELRAPEGTALVQFDSADLRRFLWRSRLIVPEGEEHLHLDADRALAELLG; the protein is encoded by the coding sequence GTGCACACCGTCGTCGAAGAGACCGTCCAGGCCCGTCTGATCCTCTCCCCCCAGCGTTCCGTCCGGCTCCGGGTGACCCTGGCCTACCTGCCGGAGGACCCCCTCGCCGTGCGGATGGCCTTCCCCGCCGAGTTCTCGCTGGACGACCGGACCGACGGCTCCGGCTCCGACGGCGGCGACGGCCGCGACGGCCGCGAGGACGACATCGTCTGGGTGTTCGCCCGGCAGCTGCTCGGCGCCGGCCTGGAGCTGCCCTCCGGCGCCGGCGACGTGCACGTCCGGCCCGCGCTCGGCCGGCGCACCATGGTCGAGCTGAGGGCGCCGGAGGGCACCGCGCTGGTCCAGTTCGACTCCGCGGACCTGCGGCGCTTCCTGTGGCGCAGCCGGCTGATCGTGCCGGAGGGCGAGGAGCACCTGCACCTGGACGCCGACCGCGCGCTCGCCGAGCTGCTCGGCTGA
- a CDS encoding S16 family serine protease: protein MSDSKLPKALTAPRTRALALCGALVAALFGVAAFVPLPYTLTWPGVTADTLGSYQDRQVLTITGAPVRTPRGQLRMVTISATNPGERTTLWRSLQAWFDQDEAVRPTDTVYPQGDPAKAEEVTAQQMAESQDSATTAALSYLHLSPDQVKVKVDLGDIGGPSAGQMLALGIVDKLAGDGKGGDLTGGLTVAGTGTIDDDGVIGAVGGVPLKTQAAARDGATVFLLPKDECADAKVNTPEGLRLVPVGTLSEAVSALDALRAGGTVPGC, encoded by the coding sequence GTGTCCGACTCCAAGCTGCCCAAGGCCCTGACCGCCCCCCGGACCCGAGCGCTCGCGCTCTGCGGGGCGCTGGTCGCCGCGCTGTTCGGCGTGGCCGCCTTCGTCCCGCTGCCCTACACGCTGACCTGGCCGGGCGTGACCGCGGACACCCTCGGCAGCTACCAGGACCGGCAGGTGCTGACCATCACCGGCGCCCCGGTCCGGACCCCCCGGGGGCAGCTGCGGATGGTCACCATCTCGGCGACCAACCCGGGGGAGCGGACCACCCTCTGGCGTTCGCTCCAGGCCTGGTTCGACCAGGACGAGGCCGTCCGGCCGACCGACACGGTCTACCCGCAGGGCGACCCGGCCAAGGCCGAGGAGGTGACGGCCCAGCAGATGGCGGAGTCGCAGGACAGCGCCACCACGGCCGCGCTCTCCTACCTCCACCTCTCGCCCGACCAGGTGAAGGTGAAGGTCGACCTCGGCGACATCGGCGGCCCGAGCGCGGGCCAGATGCTGGCGCTGGGGATCGTCGACAAGCTCGCGGGGGACGGCAAGGGCGGCGACCTCACCGGCGGGCTGACCGTCGCGGGCACCGGGACCATCGACGACGACGGCGTGATCGGTGCCGTGGGCGGGGTGCCGCTCAAGACGCAGGCGGCCGCGCGGGACGGTGCGACGGTGTTCCTGCTGCCGAAGGACGAGTGCGCGGACGCGAAGGTGAACACGCCCGAGGGGCTGCGGCTGGTGCCGGTGGGGACGCTGTCGGAGGCGGTGTCGGCGCTGGACGCGCTGCGGGCCGGCGGGACCGTTCCCGGCTGCTGA